TGTGTGGAAAGAACGAAATCAACGCCTTCTTCTGATGGAGAAACATCAATCAGGAACGGTTCCATATGTCGTCCGGACTTATCCTGTGACAGAGAGTGATATTCCATATGCTTGCGGTTTTCCATCGAGTTGTTGGTAAAGCCGATGCTGTTGGAGTCGTTGCTGTCTTTCTTACGGCAAATGACCGGACCCAGTTCTGACTGGTCGTCGAGGAATGTACCCAGGCGGACACCGAGTACCCGTGCTATTTTGATAAGTGGTGCCAGTGACGGAAAGTCTACATTACTTTCTATGCGTTCGATCTGTTCGATACCAAGGCCGGAACGTTCGGCTACTTCTTCAACGGACAGTTGTTTTGATTCACGGATACTTTTAATTTTGGCTCCGATGATTTTGTTGTTTCCCATAAGTATGTTTATTTTAGATTTTCTTTTAATTTGTAACTAAACGCCGCAAATTTACATTAATATTTTATTTTACCATGTAATTTGCTGAAAGAAAAAAAGGACAACCCTTGTTTGAGTTGCCCTTTTGTAACTTCCGGAGAAGTAGTTTCTTATTTTCTGATACCAAGCTCTTTGATGATAGCACGATATCTTTCGATATCAACTTTGATCAGATAGTCCAATAAACGACGACGTTTACCAACCAACATCTTCAATGCTCTTTCTGTACTGTAATCTTTGTGATTACTTTTCAGGTGCTCTGTCAAGTGTGCGATACGAACTGTGAACAAAGCGATCTGGCTTTCTGCCGAACCTGTGTCAGTAGCAGATTTACCATACTTTTCGAAAATTTCTTTTTTCTTTTCTGAATCTAAAAACATGATTCTTTTTACTTTAATAAATTGATACTATATTATCTAAGCGGATGCAAAGGTAGGCATTCCTTTGAGATATACAATACTTTTCATCTTATTTTTTGTATTTTGAGACATGAATGACATATATATATCGTAAAAATGTCGTATTTTTGCAGCCAATAAATTAGTCTTCGATGCAAAAACTCAGAAACATCGCGATTATCGCGCACGTAGACCACGGCAAAACGACGCTTGTGGATAAGATGTTATTAGCCGGTAAGCTTTTCCGTGAAGGACAGGCAGAACCGGATCAGTTCATGGACAACAATGATTTGGAACGTGAACGAGGAATTACGATTTTGGCCAAGAATGTCTCTATTAATTATAAAGATTACAAAATCAATATTATTGATACTCCGGGTCACGCTGACTTCGGAGGTGAAGTAGAGCGTGTATTGAACATGGCCGATGGTTGCTTGCTGCTGGTCGACGCGTTTGAAGGACCGATGCCTCAGACTCGCTTCGTATTACAAAAAGCCATTCAGCTGGGACTGAAACCGATTGTGGTTATCAATAAGGTAGACAAGCCGAACTGTCGTCCGTCGGAAGTGCAGGAAATGGTTTTCGAATTGATGTTCAGCCTGGATGCTACGGAAGAACAGTTGGACTTCCCGACAATCTATGGTTCTGCCAAGCAGGGATGGATGTCGACCGACTGGAAAGAGCCGAAAGAGGATATTCTGGCATTGCTGGATGCCATCATTGAATATATTCCGGAACCGAAAGTGCTGGAAGGAACTCCTCAGATGTTGATCACTTCACTGGATTATTCTAAATATGTCGGACGTATCGCTGTCGGACGTGTTCACCGGGGTGAGCTGAAAGAAGGACAGGACGTTATGCTGTGCAAGCGTGACGGATCGATGGTCAAATCCAAGATTAAGGAAGTCGATGTCTTTGAAGGTTTAGGCCGTACAAAAGTATCTTCTGTTCAATCAGGTGATATCTGTGCTTTGATCGGAATTGAAGGTTTTGAGATCGGTGAAACGATTGCCGATGTTAATGAACCGGAACCGCTGCCTACGATCGCTATTGATGAGCCTACCATGTCTATGCTCTTCACGATCAATAACTCTCCGTTCTTCGGTAAAGACGGTAAGTTCGTGACATCACGTCATATTTTCGAACGTTTGCAGAAAGAGTTGGACAAGAACCTGGCCTTGCGTGTGGTCCCGACAGACTCTGCCGATTCATGGCTGGTATATGGTCGTGGCGTACTTCATTTGTCCGTATTGATCGAAACAATGCGTCGTGAAGGTTACGAATTGCAGGTAGGACAGCCTCAGGTTATCATCAAAGAGATAGACGGCGTAAAATGTGAGCCGGTTGAACAGCTGACTATCAATCTCCCGGAAGAATCTTCCAGCCGTATCATTGATATGGTAACCAAGCGTAAGGGGGAAATGACGATGATGGAAAGTAAGAACGACCGTATGCATCTTGAATTTAATATTCCTTCACGTGGTATCATCGGTTTGAACAATGCTGTTCTGACTGCTTCTGCCGGTGAAGCAATCATGGCACATCGTTTCTTGGAATATCAGCCTTGGAAGGGTGATATCGAACGTCGTAACAATGGTTCTATCATTGCCATGGAAACAGGCACAGCGTTTGCTTATGCCTTGAATAACCTGCAGTCACGCGGACGTTTCTTCATCTCTCCGCAGGAAGAAGTTTATGCCGGTCAGGTCGTAGGTGAGCATACAAAAGAAGGTGACCTGGTTGTGAATGTTACGAAGTCGAAGAAGCTGACCAATATGCGTGCTTCGGGTTCTGATGATAAAGTATCATTGGCTCCTCCTTTGGTATTCAGCCTGGAAGATGCGCTGGAATATATCAAGGCAGACGAATATGTGGAGATCACTCCGAATTATATGCGTATGCGTAAGATCATTTTGGATGAAACAGAACGTAAACGTCAGGGTAGATAATAGTACATATATAATATGAGTAAAGCCGGATGCACTGTTGATGTGTATCCGGCTTTTATTTTATAATGTCGATGCGTAATTATAGATTTGCAGGACGTTTTCGATGTCGTTAAAGTCTATCTTGTTGTCATCTGCATATTTCTTCAGTTTCTCTTTTTGATCCGGGAATGCTTTGAGGAATTGTTTTTCATTAATGAAACGGTATTGTTTTCCTTTGCGCTCTATCCGGAAAATCTTGTCGATGCGGGTTAGGATCAGCTTTTCTGTTTCCAGTTTATGTGTAGTGCTTCCGGACTGGAATGTCGAATAAGTTTCGACTGCCGATGTTTCCGAGCGGCCTCCGTAGCCAACCCGTTTACCTTCCCATTTTAACGAGCCTCTGTATTGAACGAAGATAGGAGGATCTTTCTGAAGCACTTCCGTTGCACCGTCTTTGGTAGGAAGGAATGTCCTTTCTCCGATCTTGATGGTGGCTACCATTTCAGGTTCCGAGAACTCTTTGATTGCATTATCGTCATGTTGGTCGATGAACAGGAATTTCTTGATCAGCAAACTGTAGTTCAGGGGGACGGTGAATGTTCGTCCGTCCTTATAATACACATACCCGTTTTCAAAGCTTCGTAACAGAAACTGTGAACTGTCGACCGGGGCTTCCTGTGCCGTCCCATTGAATCCTGGCAGGTTTCCGATGCAGATAATCAGAAAAATAACAAGTCGCTTCATAATGCCTCAGATTAGTTAGTGCAAGATACAACTTTCTGATTAATAATAAAATATCCGGCGAGTTTTTTTTCTTGTTGGCAGTAAGGCAAGAAAAAAGGCCATCTCCGGAAGGAGACAGCCTTTTATATAGGATTGTGTAATATACTAATTACTTAACCAAGTTAGCGAATTCGCTGTTAGTTGCATATTTAGCAAATTCCAGGTCGATAGCAGCTTCTTTAGCCAGAGCTTTGTCTTTTGCGATAGCAGCTTTCAGGTTGCTTACAACGCCGTTTGCGTCGTTTGTACGAGCAGCAACAACAGCTTTCAGGTAAGAAGTAGTAGCATCAGGATTAGCAACAGCATTCAGAGTCTGAGATGCTTTGCTGTAATCTTTTACTAACAACTGAGCCAAAGCAGCGTTGTTTGTCTTAACAGAACCGAAAGAGTTAACAGCCTTAGCATATTCGCCTTGTTCCAGATAAAGAACACCCAGAGCTTCGCCTAATTCAGCTACACCTGCAGCGTTACCGAACAATTGCTGAGCTTTAGCCTGGTCACCCTTAGTCAGAGCGATAAGACCTAAGTTCATGTTAGCTTCGTTGTTAGCCTTAACAGAGTTAGATTTGTTGAACATCTGTTCAGCCTTAGCCAGGTCACCAGCCTTGAATGCCATCATACCGATGTTGTTCCAAGTGCGGTAGCAGTTAGGATACAGTTCAGAAGCTTTTGTATAGATAGCCATCTTTTCACCATCGTTGTTAGTCAGAGTAGCAGCATACAAAATTTCTTCGATGTTCAGTTCTGCAGGGTTGCTCTTAGCCAATGCGCTGATTTCGTCGTCAGACTTACCGATGATTTCGATGTTAGCAGTCAAACGAGAACGACGCAACTGAGGTAAGATAGTTTCTGCCAAATCAGAATATACAGCAGAGATGTTTTTGATTTCTTTTTCTCTTGTTTCAGGATCCTGGTACATAGAGATAACTCTTAATACGAGGTCTTTATCCTGCAGGTTAGAAGCAGATACCAATTCTTTGAAGCCTTCCCAGTCCTGAGCAGTGTAACGTGCATCAACCGGAGCATCAACTTTCATTTTCTTCAATTCTTTAGCCAGATATTTAGAAGTGTTACCTTCACGTCTTTCAGCCAAACCAGTGTTCAGTTTAACACCACCATCAGGAGATGCATAAGCAGAAATTTCGATTGCTACATTCTGGTTAGGAGCTTCGTCTGCATTTTTTACCAAGTCTTTCCAATCTTTGATAGATGTAGAGTTCAGTTCTTTTGAACGAAGTTCAGCCTGCTGGATCAAGAACATGATGTTTGCATCGTGAGCTTCTTTGATGATACGCTGGAATTTGTCAGCAGCGATAGCAGCAGTTGCAGTAGCAGCGTCAGCCAGTTCAGAAGTTGCGATTACTCCTTCACCGATCTTTACGTCCGGTAATTTAACTGTTTTGTTTTTGATTTTTGCATCGAAAGTCAGATACAATTCTGATTTTTTCATTTCAGGTTTGTAAGTGAAAGCAGATTTCATGGTTACGTTAGCACCTTCTTTCTGCGGGATAACCTGATTGTTACCTTTTACTTTCTCACCCTGATAAGTGTAAGATGTTCCCCATGCTTCACCACCGGCATAACGAAGAACCGGAGTTACTGTTACTGTAGCTTTTTTGTTGAACCATTTTGCAGGGAAAGTCGCGTTGATAGTCACGGGTACTTTGCCTCCGATAGCCTCAAGCGGCTGCGGCTCAGCTTTGATGTACTCTTCAGCTAGCGGTTTCAACTTGTTTGAACAAGAAGAAAGGGTTAAAATTGCTGCCATTACAAAGAATGACAATAAAAACTTTTTGTTCATAATTTGATGTAAGTTTAAAATGTTACTATGTTTATATATTCACTTTCAATTGTCCCTTAGCCATCAAAGTGCAAAACTAAAGCATTTTTTTGTTATGAATAGCAAAGATACGATAAAATCTTTCTAATTAATACTTATTAATGAATCCATGTCTCTTTTTTCCTTAAAAAGTACATAAGATACAGAATTTACGGACGTTTTAATAGCATTCGTCCGATTGTATTTTAGTTAAATTTTCGTGTTTCGTTTCTCTTTGTATGTCTTGTTATGCTTTGTTTGATGTACTCTTATTGTTTATTTTTGACTAAAATAAAATCTTTTGCGTAAAACTGTCCTTGTCGGAGGTGATCTGTACCAGATAAATGCCCGGCCCGGCACCTGTTACTACGATCGTATTTTCTCCGCTATGGACAATCCCGTTTTGTAACCTGGTCCCATTCATGGATATGATTGAATATCGGGCTTCTCGGATAGTGGCAGGTAACAGGATATGGACTGTTTTGGATGCTGCTTCCGTGAATATGCGGATGGGATTGTTGTTGTCGATGGATGTGTTGGCTGATGCCGTATTGTATTGGATGACAGGATCGATGAACAGGGACGTGCTCATTGGTGAAGCCGGATGGGCGGAAGCCTCTGTCCATTGGCCTTGATAGTTGATCCATGCCGTGTTTTTGCTTGTTTCCCCTTTCGGAAGGTTATAGGCAGAGAAAGAAGTGCCGGCGGTAGCTGTCCTGATCTTATAGCCGACAAAGAAACTGCCTGATACATCTACCGGTTCGGAAAAAGTGATAAACGATTCCTGATCACGACTCAATGGCTTGATGGAGTCGATAAAATCTATTTTGTTATTGGTGGTTACGAACGATGGTCTGAATGATTCGGTATGCAACAGTGTTTCCGGTTTGCCGGAGCCGCTGTAGACGGTGATCTCTACGTCTATTTCTTTATCTTGGGTGATGGCCGGATTCACGATATATGTGCCGTATACTTTTGCTTCTCCGGTTATTTTATAAGCCTCGGCAAACTCGTTCATATTCAGTGAATTGTTTCCGAATGCCGGACCGGTCCCGGGAGAGGGCAGAGGAGTGGCTTCTATTTTCTCCGCTTTTCCGCTTTCCTTTATGTTGCTCAGACGAATGCAGGGGGTTGCACTGTAAGGATCGAGACCTTTGCAGGTGCGTCCTGTGTTTGTTCCGGCGGGGTCGAGCCATGTTTTCAGTTGTTTGTCGGCATCGGTAGATGCTTCCCAGCTTTGGCTTAGGGCAAAATAGAAATCGTTATAAGGTGCCGGGCAGCTGGATTCGCCTCCCGACAATCCCCCGATAAGCTGGTTGTTGCTGTCAAACAGTCCGGAGCCGGAAGAACCGCCGGCTGTGCTGCCGCTTGTCCATTCTTTCACATGCCAGTGTCCGTTCTTTATAAAGTCCATTCCGGGATAGGTCGCCGATTCAACTAGCTTAGTCGTGTTGACCCGCTTTACGGAACCTCCCGGATGGTGTATTCCTGCGTAAGGGGCGGTTCCCTCGTCTTTTGCATTCCATCCGGCATAATAAGGTTGATAATAGGCCGGAGGTGTCTCTTTTAGTTCCAGCAATGCCATGTCTGTACTTTCATTGGTTGCCCTGAAACGGGCGGAAGCCATCGACATCTCTTCCGTTCCCCTCATGACCGGGTCGCAAAGAGGACTTTCGTAATTGAAGAATGTGACGATATTTCCGGCGATCGTTTCATAGTCCGGATTGGTAATTGTGAATTGATTGTTCAGGCAATGTGACGCTGTTAACAGATAGGGTTTACCATCATTTAATGTATTATTAATTAACGTACCCGAACAGGCATTTTCGCCATTGATGATGATCAGCACGACACTGCGGCCAATGTCATTATATTTGTCTGTAGTGTCCTGATAGCATACCAACGGCTTCATACACCAATGGTAGATGGTGCTGTGCCCTTTGGGTTCGTATCCTCTGAGATTGCGGTAGTCATGGTTTACTTCACCTACTTTCAGTCTGCCGTG
This is a stretch of genomic DNA from Parabacteroides chongii. It encodes these proteins:
- a CDS encoding trypsin-like peptidase domain-containing protein is translated as MKKLVTLFILCLLSANHMISQVSHGGKPLPLSTLNTRSGTQFKEMPPFDVAEQLRIDSLNESDLRSGFHFAYKFMTDFTPENSGNWFTGADGTRVWRLGIRSEGAYSINVLFSEYEIPEGAQLFLYNPDQTHILGAFNHLNNSELNKLPVSPVQGDELIIEYQEPANVPFHGRLKVGEVNHDYRNLRGYEPKGHSTIYHWCMKPLVCYQDTTDKYNDIGRSVVLIIINGENACSGTLINNTLNDGKPYLLTASHCLNNQFTITNPDYETIAGNIVTFFNYESPLCDPVMRGTEEMSMASARFRATNESTDMALLELKETPPAYYQPYYAGWNAKDEGTAPYAGIHHPGGSVKRVNTTKLVESATYPGMDFIKNGHWHVKEWTSGSTAGGSSGSGLFDSNNQLIGGLSGGESSCPAPYNDFYFALSQSWEASTDADKQLKTWLDPAGTNTGRTCKGLDPYSATPCIRLSNIKESGKAEKIEATPLPSPGTGPAFGNNSLNMNEFAEAYKITGEAKVYGTYIVNPAITQDKEIDVEITVYSGSGKPETLLHTESFRPSFVTTNNKIDFIDSIKPLSRDQESFITFSEPVDVSGSFFVGYKIRTATAGTSFSAYNLPKGETSKNTAWINYQGQWTEASAHPASPMSTSLFIDPVIQYNTASANTSIDNNNPIRIFTEAASKTVHILLPATIREARYSIISMNGTRLQNGIVHSGENTIVVTGAGPGIYLVQITSDKDSFTQKILF
- a CDS encoding helix-turn-helix domain-containing protein, with the protein product MGNNKIIGAKIKSIRESKQLSVEEVAERSGLGIEQIERIESNVDFPSLAPLIKIARVLGVRLGTFLDDQSELGPVICRKKDSNDSNSIGFTNNSMENRKHMEYHSLSQDKSGRHMEPFLIDVSPSEEGVDFVLSTHEGEEFIYVLAGVVEINYGKNTYLLEEGDSIYYDSIVAHHVHAAADSTAKILGVVYTPY
- the typA gene encoding translational GTPase TypA — encoded protein: MQKLRNIAIIAHVDHGKTTLVDKMLLAGKLFREGQAEPDQFMDNNDLERERGITILAKNVSINYKDYKINIIDTPGHADFGGEVERVLNMADGCLLLVDAFEGPMPQTRFVLQKAIQLGLKPIVVINKVDKPNCRPSEVQEMVFELMFSLDATEEQLDFPTIYGSAKQGWMSTDWKEPKEDILALLDAIIEYIPEPKVLEGTPQMLITSLDYSKYVGRIAVGRVHRGELKEGQDVMLCKRDGSMVKSKIKEVDVFEGLGRTKVSSVQSGDICALIGIEGFEIGETIADVNEPEPLPTIAIDEPTMSMLFTINNSPFFGKDGKFVTSRHIFERLQKELDKNLALRVVPTDSADSWLVYGRGVLHLSVLIETMRREGYELQVGQPQVIIKEIDGVKCEPVEQLTINLPEESSSRIIDMVTKRKGEMTMMESKNDRMHLEFNIPSRGIIGLNNAVLTASAGEAIMAHRFLEYQPWKGDIERRNNGSIIAMETGTAFAYALNNLQSRGRFFISPQEEVYAGQVVGEHTKEGDLVVNVTKSKKLTNMRASGSDDKVSLAPPLVFSLEDALEYIKADEYVEITPNYMRMRKIILDETERKRQGR
- the rpsO gene encoding 30S ribosomal protein S15; protein product: MFLDSEKKKEIFEKYGKSATDTGSAESQIALFTVRIAHLTEHLKSNHKDYSTERALKMLVGKRRRLLDYLIKVDIERYRAIIKELGIRK